GAGCGCCCGCCATGGGGTGCAGGGTGAAGGCGCTCATGCCCGTGAGTTCGCAGAGCATGCGCTCGGTTTCGTACATGACCTCAAGCGCGCCCTGCGTATACAGACCGGCACTCTTGATCTGGGGCAGCAGCGGGTGCAGCCTTGAGAAACCGGGCAGCGCAGCTACCTGTTCGGTGAACTTGGGGTTGTACTTCATGGTACAGGAGCCAAGCGGGTAGAAGTTGGAATCAACCCCGTAGTTCAGGCGGCTTAGACGGGTGAAGTGACGCACCACGTCCAGTTCGCTCATTTCCGGCAGTGCGGGCCGCTTGGCGCGCAGCAGGTTCTTGGGGATGAAAGATTCCGCGCGTTCTTCCGGCATGGGGGGCAGACAGGCGGTACGTCCGGGGACGGATTGTGCGAATGCGGTCTTCATTACAGTATCCCTCCCAGCATTTCGGCCAGAATGCCGACCTGTTCAAAGGTGTGTTTTTCCGTGCAGGCAACGAGCAGGACGTCGTCCATATCCTTGTAGTAGCGTCCGAGCGGCACACCTGCCACGAAGCCGCGTTCCACCAGCTTGTCCACGGCCTCAAAGGCGCTGATGGGCAGACGGATGGCCACTTCGTTGCCGAAGGGCGCGTCGTTCAGCAGTTCAACACCGGGAATGGCGGTCAGGCGGTCTGCAAGATAGTGGGTGCGCTCCATGGAAAGCTCGGCCGTGCGGATAAGCCCTTCGGGGCCCAGCAGGCACATGTGGATAAGCGCGCGCAGTGCGCACAGGGCCTGGTTGGAGCAGATGTTGGAAGTCGCCTTGGCGCGGCGGATGTGCTGTTCGCGGGCCTGCAGGGTGAGCACGTAGCCGGTGCGGCCTTCAAGGTCTTCGGTGCGGCCGACAATGCGGCCGGGCATCTGGCGGACCAGCTTTTCGGTGCATGCCATGATGCCGAGGTAGGGGCCGCCGAAGGACAGGGGCTGGCCGAGGCTCTGGCCTTCTGCCACGGTGATGTCTGCGCCCATTTCGCCGGGGGTCTTCAGAACGGACTGCATGACCGGATACACGGAAATGACGCCAAGGGCCTTCTTCTCGTGTGCATGGGCAAAGAGTTCGGTGAAGTCGTTGACATTGCCGAAGAAGTTGGGGTTCTGCACCACCACGGCTGCGCATTTGTCGTCAATGGCGGCCTTCAGTCCCTCGATGTCGGTCATGCCGTCCATATGCGGCACGGTGACGAACTCGATATTGAGGTTCGAGGTGTAGGAGGTGAGCATGGTCCGGTAGATGGGACTCACTGCCTCGGAGACGACGATCTTGTTCCGCTTGGTGGCGCGCACTGCCATCATCATGGCTTCGAAGATGGCGGAGCCGCCGTCATAAACGGATGCGTTGGATGCGTCCATGTCCAGAAGGCGGCATACCGCAGTCTGGAACTCGAAAATGGCCTGCAGCGTTCCCTGCGAGGATTCGGGCTGGTAGGGCGTGTAGGCCGTGTAGAATTCGCCGCGGGAGATGAGCGCGTCTACGGCTTTGGGGATATGATGATCGTAGAAACCGGCACCGAGGAAGCTGACGAGGTCGGTACGGTTCTTTCCGGCCAGTTCTTCAAAGTACGAGCAGACTTCCATTTCGCTCATGCCTTCCGGCAGGTCGAAGCTCTTGGGCCGCATGTTGGCGGGAATGTCTGCGAAAAGATCTTCCATGGTGGTGACGCCGATGACGTCCAGCATGGCCTTCAGGTCTTCCTGAGTATGAGGAACGAAAGGCATAGGGCCTCCTGTGGCCTGTGCGTTGGAAAACGCGTGTCTCTGCCGTTGGCAGGGTCATGCAGTTGCCTGCATTTGCATGGGGAGCGGGAAGTCTACATGATCCGCTCCCGCCTGGAAGACAGGGAAGGGCGTCGTGTGTTCAGGCAGCGGGGTACCGTTTTGCTGATTGGCAGGGCAGGGATGCACTTGCAGGGCACATGTATGCTGTGACCGTCCGGAACAGATCATTCTGTGCGGAAGCGGGACAACGCCGACATGTGCTTGTCATATTGCAAGGGCGCATCGGCACAGCCAATGCGAAAAGACCCGCCCCGGATTCTGCAAGAGGAAGCAGGCTCGGGACGCACCTTGTACCCGCGGCCGAAGCCGCGCCTAGTGGTCTTCGCTGGCAGCCAGTTCCGCGTATTCGGTGGCGGAGAGCAGGTTGGCGGGTTCGTCGGAAATGCGAACCTTGATCAGCCAGCCGTCTTCGAAAGCCGATTCGTTCACCTTTTCGGGGTTGTCTTCAAGGGCTTCGTTCACGGCAATGACTTCACCGCTTACAGGGGCGTACAGTTCGCTGGCAGCCTTGACGGACTCGATGGAGCCCATTTCCGTGCCGGCTTCCACAGTGTCACCCACGGCAGGCAGTTCGACGAAGGTGATGTCGCCGAGCAGTTCCTGTGCGTAATCGGTAATGCCGATGACTGCAGTGTCGCCGTCAATGTCGGCCCATTCGTGGGATTTGCTGTAGAGAAGATTCTCAGGGGTTTTCATAGAGGGAAGCCTCCTGCGTTAGGTGTTGTTGTGGTTGTGGTTTGCGGGGAAAACCCCGCGAGTGATTCTTGGTTCTGCATACCCTTGGACTCGGCTATGGGCAAGTCCCCGGTGTGTGTTTTCTGCAAAAAAAGCTTTGTTTAGTGATCAAAGCCTCAGATGGCTGTGAAAAACAAATGGCCAGCGCACACTTGGGTGGGGCTGGCCATTTGCAGTATTCAGTCTGTGTTATTCTGCAGACTTCTCGAGGGTGACACCCAGAGACTGGATCTCATCCAGAAGAGTCTGCTTGCGGATGGGTTTTACGATGTAGCTGATGGCATCGCCAAGGAAGAATGCATCGTGCACTTCCTTGTTATCATCAAGTCCGGAGATCATGATGACCTTGGTGGCCTTGTCGCCAGCTATGCCCATTTCTTTTTCAACTTCACGGATTTCGCGCAGGGCATCCTGCCCGTCCATGTTGGGCATCATGATGTCGAGCGTGATGACATCATAGGGTTCACCGTCTTTGAGGGCAGCACGGAACGCCTCCACACCTTCCTCTCCGTCAGCCGCAACTTCGACATATCCGTAGGGGTGCAGAATTTTCTGAACCAGCCTGCGGCTGTCAAAGTCATCATCAATGACAAGAAATTTCATTCAATTCCTCCAAATGTTCCAGAGAGGTATCGCGCGTAACTCTACTCTCCATCCTTGCGGTCGTCAACACGCTTAGGCACCTGCGGCGGCAAACGCATCGGCCACAATCTGCCGTGCCTCCGCCTGCAGGGTTTTCAGGTGTTCGGGGCCGGCAAAGCTCTCTGTGTAAATCTTGTACACGTCTTCCGTGCCTGAAGGACGGGCGGCAAACCAGCCCTCTTCAGTTACAACCTTCAGCCCGCCTATGGGCGCGCCGTTTGCCGGAGCACTGGTAAGTTTGGCCGTTATGGGGTTGCCCGCCAGCGTGTCGGCGCGCACGGCGGACGGGTCCAGATTTTTCAGCGCCTTTTTCTGCTCCGGGTTGGCCGGTGCCTCAAGGCGTTCATAAATGGGGGTGCCGTGGCGCTCTGTAAGCGCAGTATACTGCTGCTGCGGGTCCTTGCCGGTAACGGCAAGAATCTCGCAGGCCAGAAGGTTCATGATTATGCCGTCCTTGTCGGTGGACCACACCTTTCCGTTCTTGCGCAGGAAGCTTGCTCCCGCGCTTTCTTCGCCACCGAAACCATACGAGCCATCGATAAGGCCGCTGACGAACCACTTGAAGCCGACAGGCACTTCGCTGACCGTGCGGCCCAGCTCCTTACCTACCCTGTCAATCATGGAGCTCGATACCAGTGTCTTGCCTATGGAGGCATCCGGCCGCCAGTTGGGACGGTGCGTAAACAGATACTGAATGGCAGCGGCAAGATAGTGGTTGGGATTCATCAGTCCGGTTTTGGTCACAATGCCGTGCCTGTCCGTATCCGGGTCGTTGCCGCAGGCAATGTCGTAGGAGGCGCTCATGTGTATCAAGTTGCTCATGGCCCATGGCGATGAGCAATCCATGCGGATCTTTCCATCCTTGTCCACGGGCATGAAGCGGAACGTGGGGTCCGTCTCCTTGTTCACGACTGTGATATCCAGCTTGTATCGCTTGGCAATGGGTTCCCAGTAGGCAAGACCGGCACCGCCGAGCGGGTCTACGCCGATCTTCAGTCCGGCCTTGGATATGGCGTCCATGTCGAGGATGGAGGCGAGGTCGCGGACGTAGGGAGAAATATAATCGTACGAACGGGTTGTATCCGCCTTGCGAGCACGGGAAAGGGGAATGCGCTGTACGTCCCTGTTGGCGGTGCTGAGCAGCTCGTTTGCACGGCGCTCAATCCACACGGTGGCATCGGTATCCGCAGGTCCGCCGTGCGGGGGATTGTACTTGAATCCGCCATCGGCAGGCGGGTTGTGCGAGGGCGTTATGACAATGCCATCCGCAAGGCTGCCGCCCGCCGCGTTGAAAGACAGAATGGCGTGGGAAATGACGGGCGTGGGAACGTAGCCGTCCTGCGCATCAATGCAGACAGTCACGCCGTTTGCGGCCAGCACTTCCAGAGCCGTGTCGTGGGCTGGTTCAGAGAGGGCATGCGTATCCCTGCCCATGAAGAGTGGCCCGCTAATGCCGTTCTGCCTGCGGTAGTCACATACCGCCTGTGTGATGGCAGCAATATGTGCCTCGTTGAAGCTGCATTTCAGCGAGCTGCCCCTGTGGCCCGATGTGCCGAAAGCCACTCTCTGCGCGGGTTCCTGCATGTCGGGTTGCAGCGTGAAATAGGCGGAGACCAGCTTGGGAATATTGACGAGCAGTTCGGGTGGGCACTTCTTGCCTGCGAGCGGATGGATGGCCATGCGGATTCCTGTTCAGGTATGCGGTTACAAACGGATCATGGAGCAGTTCTATACCTGTAACAAACCAGAATCTCAAGACATGGTGCGAAGTTATAACATGGAGTGCAATGAAATACCGGAGAGAAGGACGGGTGTCTGGCGAGAACCTCTTATGTTTACGGTATATTCTAAGTATGTTGATCTCTTAGCCAGAATGCCGTCGCTTCGCTCCGTTATGCACAGATATAAGCAATACGCATGCCACTGGAGGGGGAATGTGATCGCGCCGGCGGGCCATCGCACACAGCAACGCATGCTGATATAAAAGAGTATTATATCAGTGTGTTGAATCGTTGATTATTGCGTTTCCCGAGAGCAGGTCGTCTATGCGGGAGAGGTAGCTATTTACCTCTGAAATAGTCTGATGAATGCCAAGGCGAAGGCTGGGGAAAATATGCATGGCTTGCGTCAAATCTTCGTTGCGGGCGGCGTCTTCCAGCTCTTTTGCCATTTGGGCAAGCGCTGCAGCTCCTATGTTCCTGATGGAAGATTTTACGGAATGGGTAAGGCGCTCAAGTTCCCTGCAGTTTCCTTTCATAAGACATTCTTCAAGCGCGGTTGTCGTGCCCGGCATGGTCTGGGCATAGAGCGTGAGCAACGTGATTATGACATTCCTTCTGCCTGAAAGCAGACGGCTGATTTCATCGAAATCGGAGAGTTTGGTCGCCGGAGATACCGCTTGCTCCTCGGCCTGAGTTTTCACGGGGACATATTCCAGACCCCGGTGGGGGAAAATGTCGAGGAGTAGCTGGCGCAGGTCTTCAATCGCAAGCGGCTTGGAAAGACAGGCATTGAAACCGGCTTCTGCAAATCTGGGCTGCTCCTCGGAACGGATATGTGCGCTCAGAGCGATGAGAGGAATGTGCGGAGAAACAGCAGGAAGGGTGCCGGACCGTATTTTTCTGGCAGTGTCTATCCCGTCCAGAACCGGCATCTGTATATCCATGAGCACGAGGTCGAATTCCTGCTTTTCCAGAAGTTCCAGCGCCTTTTCTCCGTTTTCGGCGATGGTGGCCACATGATTGTCTAACTCCAGCATCTGGGCAATGACGATCTGGTTAAAAGGATTGTCTTCGGCAACAAGGATGCGAAGTCCCTCTATAACCTTGCGCATGGAGTTATCCGGCTTCCGTGAAGGTAGCGGAGCTTCATTGCCTTTGTATTGTCCGAAGGGGATGGAGACGTGAAACGTTGTTCCCGCCCCCACGGTGCTGCTGACGTTGATTTCTCCACCCATCATTTCGATAAGGTGTTTAGATATGGCAAGGCCGAGGCCAGCGCCGCCGAACTTGCGGGTAATAGAGCCGTCAGCCTGTGCAAAGCTCTGGAATATGAGAGAAAGCTTGTTCTTGGGAATGCCGATTCCCGTATCCCGGATGGTGAAACTGAGCCACTCGGGAACATCCTGAAGTGCCTGCTGCTTTTCTGTGGCTGCGTTGCCGTCGTTTGAAAGGGCTTGTAATTCGGCGTGTGATTGCCGTGAGTCAGCGGAGGTATTCGTGATAGAGGCGCCATATTCCTGACGTTCGGGGGATACCCCGATGGTCACGGAGCCAGTATCCGTAAATTTGACGGCATTGCCCACAAGGTTGATCAATACCTGCCGTAGCCTGTCCCTGTCGCCGACAACGCGCAGAGGTACGTCCGGCGTACAATCGGTGATAAGATGAATACCCTTGTTCTGTGCTTCAACCCTGAGAAGATCCTGAATGCCGCTGACAAGCTTGCGCGGGCTGAAGTCCGTATATTCCAGATCGATGGCTCCTGCTTCTATCCGGGCAAAATCAAGGAGCTGGTTGAGCAGTTTGAGCAGTGATGAAGCGGCGTCCCTGAGTACCTGCAGATTGTGTACTTTTTTCGGATCTGTCTCCATGCGCAGGTTCATATCGGCCATGCCCAGTATCGCCGTCATGGGGGTTCTGATCTCGTGGCTGATGTTGGCAAGGAATTGACTTTTTGCACGGTTGGCCATTTCAGCCGCTTCCTTGGCCTCTATGAGCAGATTTTCTGCTTCTTTCTGCAAGGTGATGTCATGGATGAATCCTTCAAACCCCGGTGTGCCTTCGGGGGTGTTGAACACTCTGGCGTTTTCAACTACCCATAAATTTTTTCCTGTAAAGGTAACAACCTGCGCTTCAAAATTGTGGATAAAGCCGTACTTGTTCATGCGGCGCAGGAATTCTCTGCGGCTTTCCGGCCTTGCATAGAAGGCGTCCAGCTTGTCCTGCAAGGCTGCCCGCATCTCTTCTTCGCAGGAGTATTCGAACATGCTGACCAGGGCCGGATTCAAACTGAGCAGCTTGCCTTCTTCCGTGCTCTGATAAATGCCATACGGAGCATTGCTGAAAATGGTTCTGTAGTTTTCTTCTGCAACGGCCAGTGCGGCCAGAGTTCTCTGCTGGTCGGTGATGTCTTCAAAGCTGTCCACAGCGCCGATTATGTTGCCGGCGGAATCAAAAAGGGGTTCCCTGTTCTTGATGACAGTGCGGACAGATCCTGATCGGGTACGGATTTCATACTGGATGCCACGGCTGGAAACGGGGCCGATGGTGTGGCCTATGGTACCGGAATTCACATAGAAAAAGCTGTAGTGCCTCCCTATGGCTTCTTCTGACGGGTAACCGGTAATTTCTTCCGCCCTGTTGTTCCAGGCGGTAACCAATCCGCTTTGATTCAGTGAGACGATGGCGCTCGGTATGACCATGTTGACCTTCTCGGCCTGACTGCGCAGCGCAACCTCCCTTTCTTCGGCACTCTTTCTGTCCCGTATTTCCTGCTGCAGCAGGGTGTTCTGCAGCTGGATACGTTCTCTGTTGTTGCTTGCCTCTTCAAGGCGCGCTTTGAGTGATGTGTTACGCAGGTCCAGCCGGACTGCAAGCAGCGCGGTAACAAGCGTGGCCGAGGCTATGAGTGATAGCAGAAACAGTTTCAGTTGCGGGTGAGCAAGGCCGTATACATCGTCGATTTCAAAAACAGATACCAGTTCATAGGATGAGTTGGGAATGGAAAGCCGTATGGCCTGCAGCTTTGGCAGAAGAGAGCCGTCACCGCCTGCAAAAGGGAGCGGCTCTATGTATCCCAGCCGCAACCCCGTGAGTTTGTATGCCGGAAACTGCGCGGGGCTGTCATCCGAGATGGGGATGGGAGGATTATCGGGATGCAGCAGGAAGGACTTGTGAGGGGTGTCTGTGGAGAATTGTGAGAGATATGCTTTCAGAGAGTGTACAGGAATGGAACTGAAAATATGCCCTACAACTATTCCATCATGTATGTATGGAAGTGTTATGATAATATTCTTTGAATTTCCGGTATATATCCGGGTTGTTTCGGCTTTTTGATAGTTGCTGTCATCTTGCTGGAGGGTGAAATCCGAGTTGCAGTAGTCAGCTGATGGATACTTTTTGAGAATGTTTAATGAATTGTCTGTGGACTTGTAACCTATGTGACAGTAAATCGGCGTTCCATTGATTACATTCAGGAAGAGAAAACGCTCGAACTGATTTTCCATGAGACTGATGCTGGCTTCCAGACCGTATTGACGAGGCATCCCCAGATCTTTTGTTCTGTAATATGCTGCCAGAGAGGGGTGCTGTGCCAGTTCGGTAATGTCGACAAGTTTGGTCTGAAAGAAATAGGAGATGGCGTGTGCTTCGCTGTTGGCTGAAGAAAGAAGGTGATGTCTGTTGGTATTGCTGAGAACAATATTCTGCTGATGCAGTTTTGCAATAAGCCAGAACAGGAATATCCCGACCGTAAATACGGCGGCATACAGGGCCAACCTTGTGTGTCGGGATATCTTTGTCAGAGAAGTATAATCATTCTTCATCGGCGTGATTCTGCTTCTCAATGAATGCTTCTACGTTTCGAACTGCTTCAGGGTAGTATCTGTTGATAATGACATCATAGCTGCCATCATTCATGCAACTATGCAGGAATGCGTTGAACGCTTCAAGGAGTTCTTCAGACTCAGGGGCAAAGGCAACAGCGATACGCTGTTTATCGGATATGGGGCCTATTACCTTGAGCTTGCCGGGCCAGATGCCGAGAAGGACGAGGGCATCCGGTTCATCAGTCAGAATAGTATCGGTGTTGCCTTGCAACAGCGCACCTATGTGGTCGTGAGCGGAGGAACCATAATGTATGATGTGAGCCCCGAATTCTTCAAGGCCGTACAGTGCCGGGTCGATGGAGGTGTCTTTTGCCCCTGCCACACTCCGCCCCTTGAGCTGTTTCTTGACGGCCTGAATATCTTCTTCGGTATGTCCTGATGGGGTGATGGGGACAAGGGGTAATTCGGCTCTTGTCATGAGCCATACCTGGGTGGGAAAAGTAGGGATGGAAAAGCGGACGATTTTTTCCCGCCAGGGTGCAACCGTCAGGCCTGCTGCGGCAATGTCTCCGCGTATGGGGGTGCTGCCGGCGTATGTCATCCCCTTGCCTGTAAGGTGGTATTGCCTGCCCGTAAGGTCGGCGAACATTCTTGTATGCGGGGATTCCACAAACTCGTAGCGCACTCCCAGATGCTGGGCAAAGAGCTTGATGATGTCTACATCCATCCCGTTATGGTTGGGAGTGACAAACTGTGAGTAGGGAAAGCCCAGATGCCGCAGGGTGCCGCGTTCGCGGATTTCCTTCAGCGTCACGGCCCATGAGGATTGGACGCCGGTGCAGAAGAGCAAAAGAAAAACGCCGAGGATTGTCTTGAAGGACAAAAATCCCCGGCGTTTGCTGTTCTGTGGCATGTAATCCTCCGGTGTGCGGCGCTGCGGACGCAGGGCCTTGGTTCACTGGAGGAGTACTACACCATTACACGTTGAAAAGGAAGTGAACCACGTCACCATCCTTCACTATGTATTCCTTGCCTTCCGACCGCAGCACACCCACCGAGCGGCAGGCTGCTTCCGTCTTGTGCTGGACGTAATCGTTGTAGCCGATAACTTCTGCACGGATGAAGCCGCGTTCGAAGTCGGAGTGGATGACACCGGCTGCCTGCGGTGCGGTCCAGCCGTTGCGGATGGTCCACGCGCGCACTTCCTTCACGCCTACGGTGAAGTAGCTGATCAGGCCGAGGGTGTGGTAGCCGGTGCGGATAACCTGCACAAGGCCGCTTTCGCTGATGCCAAAGGATTCCAGCATCTCCTGAGCTTCGGCTTCATCAAGCCCCTGCAGCTCTTCTTCAACCTTGGCGCAGATCTTGACTATGTCGCAACCGCGGGATGCGGCGAATTCTGCGAGACGCTGCACGTGGGCGTTGTCTTCCAGCAGGCCGCCTTCATCCACGTTGGCGCAATAGATGATCTTTTTGTCGGAAAGCAGTGCCAGTTCCTTGAACTGCGCGGCAAGGCAATCGATCTTGCGGTCGGGGAAAGTGGAGGCAGGTTTGCCTTCGTTCAGATAGGCAAGCAGACGTTCCATGGCTTCCACGGTGGGGCGCATGGTCTTGTCGCCTTTGGAGGCACGCTGCAGTTTGTCCAGACGTTTTTCAACGGCCTGAATGTCTGCCAGCAGCAGTTCCGTTTCAATGGTTTCGATATCGCGCAGCGGGTCTACCGAGCCTTCAACGTGCGTGATGTTATCGTCCTCAAAGCAGCGGACAACTTCGAGAATGGCTGCTGCTTCACGGATGTTGCCGAGGAACTGGTTGCCGAGACCTTCGCCCTTGCTTGCGCCGCGGACCAGACCGGCGATGTCGATAAAGTCGATGGTGGCGTACAGGGTCTTCTGGGGCTTGGCTATTTCGGTCAGCGTGTCGACGCGCTTGTCAGGCACAGGAACCGTGGCCTTGTTGGGCTCGATGGTGCAGAAGGGGTAGTTGGCGGATTCCGCGTTCTGCGCCTTGGTCAATGCGTTGAAAAGAGTGGACTTGCCCACGTTGGGCAGTCCTACGATGCCGATGCTCAATGCCATGATGATTCTCCGGAAAAAAGATGGGAACGCGGTGCGTCCGCGGGGCTAATACGTTTTTTTTGCGTGAAACACAAAGGAAATTTGCAGGCTGTGCCTTCCGTAGCTCAGGATACTGTTTCGCCGGGCGAGCCAGGCAGGCCGCGGGGAACACGTGGTGAGCTGGAGGAGCATGGCGGATAACCCCATGAAAAAGCCCCCGAAGCAAATTCGGGGGCTTGCCATTTCGTGATGTACGTCTGCTAGGGAACAACGCGCATGATGTATGCGGAATCCGGCAGCAGGTACTTGCGGGCTACGTTGCGCAGGTCTTCGGCTGTGAGCTTGTCTGCCTTTTCGATGGCCTCTTTGTTCATATCCAGCGGGAAGCCGGAAGCAGAAAGCGATGCGGCTTCGGAGCTGCGACTGCTCAGGCTCTGATGATCCCGGTAGTAGTCGCCCCGCAGCAGGTTCTTGCCGCGTGCAAGCTGTTCCGCAGGCAGCAGGTTTGTCTGCAGATCCTTGATAACGCGTTTGAACCCGTCCAGCGCCTGCTGTTCCTTCTCCGGTTCCGTTCCGATGTAGAAGACAAGCAGACCCGTGAGGTTGGACTGCCACGGGAAGGCAGTCACGGTATAGCCGAGCCCGTGTTTGTCGCGCAGATCGCTGAAGAGCAGCCCGCTCTGTCCGGCAAGTATGGCCTGCAGCAGGTCAAGGGCGGGGCCGTCTTCTGCACCGAGAGGAGCCGTTTTGAAGATCATGAGCAGGTGAGCCTGATTACGGTCTTTCAGCGTAAGCGTCTTTTCGCGTTCGGCGTTCCATTCCGGCTGAGCAGGTACTGCCTTTTCTGCAGCGGGAACGGGCAGGCTGTTCGCCAACTTGAGCATGGCTTCGCGATCGAAGTTGCCGCATACGGCCAGAGTCCACGGGCGGGCGACCTGCTCCTTCCAGAACGTGCTGATGCTTTCCGGGGTATAGGTGTTCAGGCTTTCGTCCGTACCGAGCTGGTAATAACCATAGGCATGGTTGCGGAACAGGAAGGGGAACATGTGGCGGAAGGCAAGCCCGAGGGGTTGGTCTTCACGTGACTTGATGGCCGCCTTCATGTTGGTGATTTCGCGGGTTACTTCTTCGGGAGCAAAGGCAGGCTCCTTGAGCACGTCGCGGAACAGGCCGAGCATGTCGTCACCGAAGCGCTCAGGGAACTTTGCCCGCAGTGTGAAGGTCTGTCTGCCGGAGCTTGCACCGATGTCTGAAGCCCTGTTGGACTGGAATTCCTCAATGGCCGTGGCATCAAGCTTTGCCGTTCCCTTGGTCAGGGTGCGGGCGGTAAGCTCGGCAAGGCCCTGCCGGTTAGCATCGACAAGGCTGTCACCACCCTGAAAGACAAGGTCCATGGAGATGTAGGGCAGGGTATTGTCAGGGATGAGCACCAACGTTCTGCCCTTGCCGAGATCAATGGTTTCAGTGCCGGCGGGATGCTGTTTGCTGTCAGCCTTCTTCACGGCAACGGCGCTTACAGGCCATATGGTACGGGTGGACTTTTCCAGCGTTGTGGCACTTACTTCGGCCTTTTCGGGCAGCAGCAGAACTGCATGCATCCGCTCGGGGCGGACGTAGGTGCGGATGGCGTCTTCAAGCTGGGCACGGCCGGTCTGGCGAAGGGTCTGGATATAGTTGGTTTCGCCCTGTTCGCCGCCGCTGAAGAATTGGAACATGCCCACCTTTGAGGCAAGGCCGGGCAGGGTTTCCTTGGTGCGGTACATGGAATCTTCAAGATTCAGGCGTGCGCGCTGCAGTTCTTCGTCCGTGAAGGCGTTCGCATCCAGAGAAGAAAACGTCTTCATGAGTTCCTGCCAGAACGTGTCCAGCTTGTCCGCGTCAAGGGAGGCAGAAAGGTACAGAAAGCCGACTCGCTCAAAGGCGTAGGCGCCCAGCGAAATGTCATCCACAAGCTGCTTTTCGTACTTGAAAGTCTTGTAGAGCGTGGAGGTGCGGTCACCGCCAAGAAGCTGTGCGAGCACTTCAAGGGCGGTTGCACGTGAGTCGTTGAAGCCGTGAATGGGCAGTGCAACGCTCATGTACACCTTGTTCCACTTGCCGTGTTCAACTCTGACAGTAGGGCCGTCAGTGAACTGGGTGATGTCGATGGACGCCGGGGGAACAAAGTCGCGGGTGTTGTTCAGCGAGCCGAACTGCTTCTGCGCTTCGTCAAGCACGGCCTTCTTGTCCACCTTGCCGCTCACGACCAGCAGCATGGACTGCGGCTGGTAATAGGTGGCAATGTAGTCCTTGATGTCCTGTCTGCTGAAACCGCTGACCGTTTCGCGGTAGCCTATGATGGGCCGCGCGTAAGGGGTATTGGGCAGGGTGTTGGCAGAGATGTGTTTGAAGAGAAGCTGGCCGGGATTGTCTTCGCCGCGCTCAAGCTCAGAAAGCACAACCTTCTTTTCAGATTCCAGTTCTTCGGGATCAACGGTGGCGTTAAACGCCATGTCCTTGAGAACGTCCATGCCGGTCTTCCAGTGGCTGACGGGAACATCGGCCAGATAGACAGTATAGTCGAAGCTGGTTGCCGCGTTTATGTAACCGCCGATGGCCTCGATATCACCCGCTGCGCCGCCTTTGGGGCGCTTGGCGGTTCCCTTGAACAC
This region of Desulfovibrio subterraneus genomic DNA includes:
- a CDS encoding M16 family metallopeptidase, translating into MFQRFSGFLFGIVVMIAMISMYIFIDKPTEKTNEKTLSATTSRMSAPEIAPKLADTDSPAMDTPPWGATITRLPNGLTVLVQEDERFPLASIRLYVHAGSAYETPAQAGISHLLEHMVFKGTAKRPKGGAAGDIEAIGGYINAATSFDYTVYLADVPVSHWKTGMDVLKDMAFNATVDPEELESEKKVVLSELERGEDNPGQLLFKHISANTLPNTPYARPIIGYRETVSGFSRQDIKDYIATYYQPQSMLLVVSGKVDKKAVLDEAQKQFGSLNNTRDFVPPASIDITQFTDGPTVRVEHGKWNKVYMSVALPIHGFNDSRATALEVLAQLLGGDRTSTLYKTFKYEKQLVDDISLGAYAFERVGFLYLSASLDADKLDTFWQELMKTFSSLDANAFTDEELQRARLNLEDSMYRTKETLPGLASKVGMFQFFSGGEQGETNYIQTLRQTGRAQLEDAIRTYVRPERMHAVLLLPEKAEVSATTLEKSTRTIWPVSAVAVKKADSKQHPAGTETIDLGKGRTLVLIPDNTLPYISMDLVFQGGDSLVDANRQGLAELTARTLTKGTAKLDATAIEEFQSNRASDIGASSGRQTFTLRAKFPERFGDDMLGLFRDVLKEPAFAPEEVTREITNMKAAIKSREDQPLGLAFRHMFPFLFRNHAYGYYQLGTDESLNTYTPESISTFWKEQVARPWTLAVCGNFDREAMLKLANSLPVPAAEKAVPAQPEWNAEREKTLTLKDRNQAHLLMIFKTAPLGAEDGPALDLLQAILAGQSGLLFSDLRDKHGLGYTVTAFPWQSNLTGLLVFYIGTEPEKEQQALDGFKRVIKDLQTNLLPAEQLARGKNLLRGDYYRDHQSLSSRSSEAASLSASGFPLDMNKEAIEKADKLTAEDLRNVARKYLLPDSAYIMRVVP